Sequence from the Miscanthus floridulus cultivar M001 chromosome 16, ASM1932011v1, whole genome shotgun sequence genome:
aaaagcatccacgagggaggggctactCCTATGGATGACCCTAATGATGAGGTCGAGGGAGATGTGGGGGCCCCGCCTCACttgtgggtggagcagctgagggcatgACACAAGGAGATCAAGGATGCATGACTCCAGTTGGAGCAGGAGCGTGTAGAGCTCGAGCACAAGATCGAACACCGTGGAGATGGTGGCCATGCACATGCCATCACCCGTGATGTAAAcctagaggatcatcgaggacgactagaggcctcccacactttgcccgggcaagccagaacatagcTGCCATGATGGCCTTGCTCCGAGGGCTCTCGGAGCCCACGACACCCTGAAGACTGTTGGGCCCATCGCGAGATCCGCATGTTGCTCGAGCATGCAGCGGTGCAGGAGGTGGAAAGCTTGCTATCTCGGTGACGCTGAGCTCGATGTTAGTCAGCGTGTTTCTTTCATATGACATGGCCTAGAACGTATCCATCCATTAGGCATTGTGCAATGGCGGGGGCTTGCCATggtcctagtgcatgagcgtcttggcccCAACCGTGACTGCACGTAGCACCTTGGATGCTTGTAGGCATGGATAGGGGGGACAAGAGAGAGAAGGCCTAGCCACTGACTACCATCCTCGTCATAGTAGACATTACTGATAGCAGGTCAGGACCATGAGCCCTGAGCCCTGATCTGCTGGGGCCCTAGGGTtttcggccggcacatcctcaacgcagGCTTTCCCACCGCAGTATCGACCACtgaccaacatcctgaaatactctagggaaacgaatCCTGGCCTATGGCTTCGAGGATTACTGGCTTGCTTGTCAAGTCGGTGGTGTGTAtagtgattacttcattatctgcaactttcccttgttcctggccgattcggcacgaaacatggttggaacaccttctgcccaacaGGATTCAAAGCTGggcggacctgaaggagatctttatgggaaatttccagggcacctacaTGTGTCCGGGGAACCCTTGGGATCTAAAGAATTACCGATAGAAGTCCGAGGAAACTCTCCAGTGAGTACATCTAACGCTTCTCCAGGCAATGCAATGAGTTGTCCGACAGTCGCCGATGTCGACGTCATCGAAGCCTTCTtgtctgggaccacctatgagtccctagtccgcaagctaggacacaagggcccttagaccaccaaggagctccttgacatcacaaccagccatgcctcaggcgaggaggcggttCTTCGGCTTCTTCCTTCGAGTTAGAGTGCCCAATGCTAATATTCTCAAATGCCTTAACCGTAATTTTTGTTGATTCGTTTAGACTTCATCCTATATATGCTTATGGACAGGCAGAAATCTCCCGGTGGTCGAGTACCCCTGACGCGTCGAATGGGTTGTTTAGTCTGACTTCTTGTGCTGGCCCGACATCATTCTGTCTCCCGCATTCTCTCCTTTCATCGGTTTGTTTTTTTTACTTCGGCCTTATAATGCAATTTCATTCTCTGGTCCAATCGTTGTTTTTGTTTCTGTATTCCTTATTTATCCACTGGGACAATCTCCGCTTGGGACTGATAGGAAACAGCATATCTTTTTTTTCCCTCCTGACCCCTAAAAAAAATATATAGTTGCAGTCCGGTCGCGTCGGAGACATCCTTACCCAAGGGCAAAGTAAAGAAGGACAAGGACGCCGATGAGGGTGCTTCTAGCcacccaaacaagaaaaagaacaagcagcGACACAAGGGCTCACCCATGGCTACTACCGAGTAGAAAGGCGGCAGGGCGCCCGCCTAGGGTGTCcccgaccactttgagaagctactcgaggGGTCGTGCCTAAACCACACCTTCCTCATCAAGCCCTTGTACAAGGACTGCGCCCTCATGAATCGTTTCCTGTCCGGCAGCTCCAAAAATAGGGACTAGAGGAAGAAGCCTGAGCCAGCGGTGAATGACGTAGAGGGGAAGGATGGCAACTTTCTGACATcaaatggctacctcatgatcttcagtgggATAGTGGCTTATGATTCCAAGCACCGTCGAAAGCTCACGTGTTGTGAGGTATACACGGCCGAGCTAGCCACGCCATTTTTCCTCCGGTGGTTGGAGTTCGCCATCACCTTTGACCGATCTGACCACCCAGAGAGCATCCCACagccgggaaggtacccgctcatggtcgaccctgATCGTCagcatgaagtggctcaccatCATGTACGCCaggaaggtgctgatggatggaggcagcagcctcaacatcatatacGCCGGGACGCTTGATGCCATCGGCATTGATCGGTCATGCGTCCGACCGATTggggtgcctttccatggcatcatgccaagGAAACAAGCCATACCGCTCGGGTAGGTTgacctacccatcacctttggggatctggccaactataggatggagaccctcaccttcgaggtggtcgggtttcaCAGAGCCTACCATGCCATCATAGGACAAccgtgctacgcgaagttcatggtcgtccccaactatacttacctcaagctcaagatgacaggcccacatggggtcatcaccatcggcacctccttccagcatgctTACCAGTGCAAAGTTGAGTGTTGTGAGCACGCCTCGGTGATTATTGCCTCTGAGGAGCTCGCGGTCATCAAGGAGGGGACTGCTGAGGAAGCACCCAACTCCAAGCAATTGGCTAGATCTTTTTAGCCCATGAAGGGCTgttaaggaggtcctcatagaccccagtagCTTCGAGGACAAAGTGGTGCAcatcggcaccacgctttccttcaAATAACAAAGCACTGCTCAGTCGACTTCCTTCACGCCAATAGgagatgtcttcacatggaaaccctcggacatgtcaGGCATTTTGAGGGAAGTCACTtagcacgccttgaagatcaacctaggctccaagctggtaAAGCAGCTGCTTGCATCACTTCGACTGAGGAGAAGCGCAAGGCCATCCAGTGAGGAGATCACGAAGCATTCAGTGGCTAGGGTTCATCAagaaagtgtatcatcctgagtggttagccaatcccgtcatTGTAtgaaaaaatgggaaatggagaatgtgtgttgactacatgagtctcaacaaggcgtgtccaaaggatcctgtttcctttgccacatgtagatcaagtagtcgactcgacttCAGGGTACGAAAttcctctacttccttgatgcgtacccctaggtaccatcagatcatgatgaaagaatctGACTAGCTCGtggacttctttcatcaccccattcggatcattctgctatgtcattATGTCGTTCGGATCTAAAAATGTaggggctacataccagtgttgtatgctcaagtgttttggggtccttatcgggtgaaccattgaggccaacttagatgacatcatggtctaGTCCAAATAGGTTGACCAGCTCATAGTAGACCTAGAGCAAACCTTCATGAAACTCtaggcaaacgacatcaaacttaACCCTGAAGAAATGCATTTTtgaggtcccaaggggtatgctgcttgggtTTATCATCTCCGAAGCGCTGGCactgaagccaacctagagaagatctcgaccattactgaggatgggcccgattacAAATCTAAAGGGAGTACAactgagttacagggtgcctcgccccGCTTAGCCATTTTATTTCATGCCTCAATGAGCGAGGCCTCCCCCTATACTGGCTTCTGAAGAAAACTAACCGATTTGCGTGGATGCCCAAGGtttaggaggcacttgacaaggtcaaggaaATCCTGATGAAAGCCCCAATTCTAGTCCCACTGACCGATGGGGAACTACACCTGCTTTACATTGTGgacaccacgcaagtggtcagcgctgccctagTAGGTAGAatgggaagaagagggacacaccctcaaggtGTAGCATCCCGTATACTTCATTAGTGAagtcttgtccgattccaagactcTCTACCCTCAAATTCCATCGTCAGgaggaagttgtgtcactacttcgagttacACTCGGTGATGGttgtgatgtccttccctctcggcgaagtcatccaaaactaggatgccacaggaagaatcatgaagtgggcactcgagctgatgggttagggcatttcgtatgccccttggatggccatcaagtcccaagcactggccgatttcattacagaatggaccgagatccagatgccaccagcagccatcgAACAAGAGTGTTGGACGTTGTACTTCAATAGATTGCTAACAAAGAAAGGCATCGACAGTGGGACTAGTCTTTGTTTTCGCCCCTCTGGGgtgtgcatgaggtacatggtttacATCCACTTCCcctgcctccaacaatgtggccaaatatgaggcgctcatcaatggctaTGTGTTgtcatcgagttgggcatccgatggcttGACGTTCGAGGTGACTCACAGCTAgtcatcgatcaagtcatgaaggagtcaagctaccatagCACCAAGATGTCTACATAATGCTAGGAAGTctgccagctggaggacaagtttgatggcctcgaactcaaccacatcctaAGGTGGCTCAATGCAGGCGGTCGACTGCGCTAGCGAAAATGGCGTCTGGCCGAGAGCCGGTGTTGATGGGTGTCTTCACCAGCTGattagtacaagccctcggtccactATGAGGAGTGGGAACAGACCAAGTGATGGACCACCTATCCTAGGCTCTAGGGCTGACCGACCGTCGGCTCCTTCTGAccttgaagtcatggagcttgatgaagaTCCAGtggtagagcctgaccctctagctaTCTGGAGGACACCTTACCTCGATTACCTCCTCTGCAAGGTGCTCTtgatggacaaaatggaggcctAGCGGCTCGCACTGCCGTGCCATGTCCTTCGTCATTATTGAGGGGGagctctacaagtgaagccacaaCAAGATCCTACAGCGTTGCATAGCCATCAAACAAGGGAGGTTATTGCTGAAGGACATCCATGGTGGGGGTCTACGGACATcatgccgcacctagaacctAGTTGGAAACAGTGTTtcaatagggcttctactagccaaccgtGGTGGCCGACGCCGAACAAATTAtgtgcacctgcgaagggtgtcaatagTATTCTTCATCAAACCCACTTGCCAGCTCAAGCTGCTCCAGACTGATCCCTATCATGTGGCCGTTCATGGtttgggggcttgatctggtcggacccctcaaaagAGCGTCTAGGGGCtacacgcacttgcttgtcgccgtggacaagttcacaaaatggatagaggcttgcccgatctctgtgatcaaatccgagcaagacATGCAATTTTTCCTCGACATCAGTCCAcctgctttggagtcccaaactccatcatcacagataactggcacatagttcaccgggaAAAAATTTCTCTGATTCTATGATGACTACCGCATCCGCATTGATTGGGCTGCCGTGGCGCATCCCCGCCTGAATGGGTAGGTTGAGTGCATGAATGGCATGGTCTTGCAAGGCCTTAAGCCCAAGGATCTTCAACCATCTGAAAAAAATTTGGTGGACAATGGGTTGTGGAGCTTCTTGTGATACTTTAGAGcttgaggatgacccctagcctGAGCGACCGACTGcgcacctttcttcatggtctacaggTTCCTGAGGCggtcctcccaactgacctcgactatgaAGCACTGAGGGTTAGAGCATATGACGAAGCAGGGAGtccgaggcatccctcgaggatgccatggatcagcttAATGAAGCgcgcgacattgccctcctccacttggccaagtaccagcaagtgttGCTGCCGATACCACAGTCGTCGGGTGCAGGGTTAGCCCTTCAACGTCAAGGACTTGGTGCTGCAccttgtctagagcaacaagaaccaccacaagctctctccgtcatgggagggaccatatgtcatcGCGGAGGTGCTTCGATCGGGCACCTATAAGATCAAGACCATCGACTGACAAAGTCTTtatcaacgcctagaacatcgaacagctactgtcgcttttacccctaaccTATGCATGTACTTGTAGAAATTAAGAATGATGTTTCTAAATGCGAAAACATTTTTTCTTATCGGTTTCACTATTTGTCTCCTTGGTCTTCAGTGACACTAAAAGCTCtactttggttttggtgaattgatgaaaccctaagtgctaacctagtttatcaaagtgatcatgagatatgtagcacattcCATATGCTGGAGCaagtggtgaagatcatgatgatggtgtgaccatggtgatgatcaagtgcttggatatggaaaagaagaaagagaaaaacaaaaagctcaagaaaaaggtgaaacttgataggagctttttggtttagtgatcgagatacttagcgagtgtgatcacatttaggatcgatagcttgtactattaagaggggtaaaactcgtattgaaatgtggttatcaaagtgtcactagatactctaactcattgcatatgcatttaatatctagtggagagctaacacccttgaaaaaagattatgaaaatatgctaacacacatgcacaaggtaatacacttggtggttggcacatttgagcaagggtggagaggttggtgaagtgaaggaggtgttTTTCACTATCAAATAGTGACTGGACTGCTGAGtttgaagtgaccggactcaaggttccagagtccggtcaattataAATGGATGTCATGCTCAGGATCAGGTCTGGTGGTTGACCGAACGCATGACAGTCTTTGTGACCAGACATGCAGGGCCTGCATTCGGTCATAGGTGACGTGGCAGGCATTTCTATTGGCGCTCAGCGGTAGTGAGAACCAGGACTCACCGGTACTAAGTCTGGTCATGCTCCCTCAGACGCTGTCCGATCGAGAAAGTGTGGCTCTGGATGCtctctagaagtgaccagactccACATTTGTGGAGTGTCTGGTCATTCCATCGGCACGTCAGGTCATTCGGTTGGTGCCTCGGGCAAGGGCACGAGTGGACGCTGGGCGGCCATGTCCGATCTCGGCAGTGGTGCAGTCCGATCGTTCATTAACTTGAAGCGCATGATCGAGTTGACCGTTGGGATCAGATGGCGCATGTTTGAAGCTATGACACATGGTAGTGATCCCATGATCGGACGCAGGGGGGCCGAGCATCCGGTTAGTCTGATCGTCATGTCCGGTCACCCTATAACTAGTGCaatgaggagcccaatggctctatatCGAGGGGACGCCTATATAAGgtgtttggccggctctagctcatactgttggccatttacattgacatagcaaccttatgagcatagccaaaaccctcccactcatctccatcatagattcatcatctttgtgagattgggagtgaatccaagtgtattgcttgagtgattgcatctagaggcacttggtgtttgtgtttcgcagcgggattcgtttgttactcttggtgattgcctccacctagatggcttggagtagtgaggatcgtcgagcggaggaaggtgcttgtcttcggctccgatcgtggtgattgtgacgggttcttgacctttccccggtggagagccaaaaggtactctagtggattgctcgtggcttgtgtaatccttatcttgtgttggttgtgcggcaccctattgagggtttggcatgtgatgtccaattagcgcatgaacctccaagtgagtaaatcgccagcaactgaggactagcttgtcggcaagcaagtgaacctcgataaaaatcttGTGTTATCTTGTCcaaggatttcttggtattcattgtgattgattgactccattgtgattggctcaattcctctacacggcggtataatcatcacatTATCTACCTTGCATTTACATTTGtagtgttgcttcgctctttagtgtaattagttttgagagcaagctcgtgttgggtctagtggttagtgtggctctttagttagtctttgagagcacactaacttagtgtagtgacgtagccattgtgtgcttagagatcatagacACTAGAATTATGGTAAGTGGCttactttttagtaggctagcgcaacacttgcctcgccatttaattgtctaacatatttgttaagtgttgttgtagaaatttttaataggctattcacccccctatagccattaggaccttttagacacccaaccctagcaacatgcaaggggtcgggcctcactcggggctaATAGGGGTATATCTACCCAAAAACATTATCTGCGCCCAATCCTCTTttacattaagatctagaagcaagagttgcagaaacaaacactgagtaaaactggtcggaccgtaagaaacctatgccccagcggctatgacatttttgctcaccagcatgattagagttttttcacccgcaccccgagctttatagccttaactacggaaagggtcggaacgcattaacctttttatacataaaAAAGGAAGAAGAACCAAAAGTCTGTTCCGCCATAACAAAAGTTAAAAAAAACTTGTCTACTTTTTACAAATTCATCCGCCTagcctatctaactaactaacccctTGGGGGATGACTTCATCCTCGATCTTGATAGATAGGTCCTACGCCAAGGGGGCCACCGACTCCTCGATCTCCTCCAACTCGGCCTCGGAGTAACCGGGCGCGAAGCCCTGACTTATCGTCGCCAGATTGATGTTCTCGCAGTGAGAACGAGCGATCATAAATGACTGATGAACGCCAAAGCAAAGCGCGTCCCTCGTGATCTCACGCGCCCGATTCGTAATCTAGACGTCACGGACCACAAGCGAGCTCGTCTCCTGCTCCTCCTAGATTGACGCACCTATCGCGCCTCGTCACATCACCTCTCTGGGAATCGTGCACATGCCACCCCCAACTGTCCTCGAAGGGCATGCCAAACAGCAGTTCACCCCCTCAATGGGCCGAAAACCGCTGCAGGTAagaagggatacggagctaaaaatgctcccatgGCTCATTAaggcccaggagttcaaaggttgaCCCACGAATGGGTTCACAACTGCtctagggcacctttagagtgagggatgGTAAGGGATGGGCCCGTTGCGGCCGGTACCCAGGCGCATGAGCACCACAGGCATCCGGGCCCTTGTTTGGGTCTTGGTCGGAGCATGGTCCATGGTTTTTCttcaaagaaaggcaacgagcccttgggaccggtcgaaagacccaagaactatatggattggccagtcaggaatctagagtcggtcaccagctgacccatgccggaCCCTCGCGAACAGGAAGTCGAGGCCCCACtcaaactagcccgttaacagctcaccgagtaccatgattcgtccatcgagaaaaacatggcacggcttcagtccctccattttatcaaaaaacgcttgagggaggacgaccacaagacgaGCTGACCGCTCGACTGGACCCTTgctacgcgcggggcctcgagggaagttggactcgcaaggagactgaaTACGCGGTCGCATGACAATGGCAgatcgatcggatcctagggagggatcgGAATCAAGAGAGATCTTTTCCGACCCCTGAATCCCACAGTTGTATGCTCCCAAAGAGTCCTAACATGATGGAAAGGAATCGTGACCCTACCAAGACATCCCATGGTCCACAAAGGGAGATCAAGACCCTCAAAATCCTTCCTGTCTGAAAAAGCCTTCGAaagagtatcctactcctccgcaggcttgaGGGCTACTCTCGAGTATCAGTATTAGGGACACCTGGAAGGAGGAAGCTGATGGCCGTGAACGCTAACTCGCCCTGGATGGTCAAGAGCGCATTTTGGTCTCGCCCGATCCTGAGGGCGCGTGCTCCGACTCGTCAGACCCCTTCAGGCGTGGGCTCTATCTTGTCCGACCTAGAGggagcgggctccgtctcgcccgaccctgaagggcacgggctccgtctcgcccgaaccCTCGAGTGCGAACTTTGTCTCGCCATCCCCCTCAGGGcagtgggctccgtcttgcccgacccggAGGGCGCAGGCTCCGTCACGCCTGACCCCGAGGGTGCAGGCTCCGTCTagcccgaccccttgggcgcggacttcgcctcgccagaccccttgAAGGGgaattccgcctcgcccgactggGGGTCCGTATCGCCCCCAACTActacgggtctaagagtacgaacccagggtcaaacttctgacaccagaaAGGGAGTAGGCACGTCTTGACATAACCCGCGGCcacgatgggccatacctgaggactcaTGTCGCCAACAGTGTCGGACGTGCCGgcgctatgctacctaatcccTGTACGACTTCCGGCGGGGGTATCTGCTAACCATGTCTCCCGTCGGGACGGAATGAAGCGCCACGACCGGCTGACGACGCCATGCGTATAGCGCTAGTGAAGAACAGGGTCACGACGTAGAGCCATCCCCTgtcatcatctacaggaccggtgggacccgcgtaAAAGGAGATGAAGGGCGCCGCGACTCcggaggccttcttcctcctcgcttttctctctctcgtgtaacctgcgccttccccttcatctataaaaggggaagcagtaCGCTCCACGAAGGAGAAGGCTCAACGAGCTCAACGAAACTCAACTCCGTTCGACCTTTtcgtcagagacttgggacctgctccctctcttgcctgtttgtaacccctactacaaactagtgccggtaacacgagcagcagcagactggacgtacggacattccgcccgaaccagtataaatccttgtgtcctccgagcacaccatccggaccAAACGTGCaaatcacaaatttactagtcggttcgAACACGACAGTACTCAACAAAGTTTATCTTTTATTATTATCCATAACATCTTTTTGTAAACAGACAACAGACATACAACTTGGTTTTGCTGTTTTCCAGTGCACAATGTGTCGAACCGCTCGCTTAACTCCTCAACACCACTGTGCAAGAATGGCAACCAACTGTGCAAGTCCATCTGGTATTCTGAGTTCTGATGGCACTGACACGAAGACTTGGTTGATCTGCTTTAGCTACATGATGAAGCACCAGCAGCTTAAGGTGTCCCTTGCCATGCTGGCAGCCACAGGCACCTGGTGTTCAATTACCTGTCTATCAGTCTC
This genomic interval carries:
- the LOC136511039 gene encoding uncharacterized protein, with translation MKWLTIMYARKVLMDGGSSLNIIYAGTLDAIGIDRMETLTFEVVGFHRAYHAIIGQPCYAKFMVVPNYTYLKLKMTGPHGVITIGTSFQHAYQCKVECCEHASVIIASEELAVIKEGTAEEAPNSKQLARSF